The following coding sequences lie in one Megalodesulfovibrio gigas DSM 1382 = ATCC 19364 genomic window:
- a CDS encoding alpha/beta hydrolase family esterase, translating to MRYSLFMILALCLLAACPGCKSGKARTGRGAAAPAQSQAQVTQLSDDVSLPARPVLFEPPPKLARERAALIFLHDAGSSPQQAARSLGLEAAARDAGVLLAIPQGSGPAGALAWNAGSCCGEAQATQTPDAAWLVSLIRVLPGKFGVDPARIYLAGKGAGGMMAYRMACEHADLLAGVAVVGASLDAPGCVPAKALPVLHVHGMEDRRHPYFGGQAPEPLGEGLRTMNSAIRSAMFWARSNRCATQYTRFTQGDAIWERFEHCAAGADVTLLSLSATAGRGGDPYAGYPVGFKILEYFGLTKKWDTGKKNSIDAMPGMR from the coding sequence ATGCGTTACAGCTTGTTCATGATATTGGCCCTCTGCCTGCTCGCGGCGTGCCCCGGCTGCAAGTCCGGCAAGGCGCGCACCGGGCGGGGCGCGGCCGCCCCTGCGCAATCGCAGGCCCAGGTCACCCAGCTTTCTGATGACGTCTCCCTGCCGGCGCGGCCCGTGCTCTTCGAGCCGCCGCCGAAGCTGGCCCGGGAGCGCGCGGCGCTGATTTTTCTGCACGATGCCGGCTCCTCGCCCCAGCAGGCCGCCCGGAGCCTGGGCCTGGAGGCTGCCGCCCGGGATGCCGGCGTGCTGCTGGCGATTCCCCAGGGCAGCGGGCCGGCCGGGGCCCTGGCCTGGAACGCCGGGAGCTGCTGCGGCGAGGCCCAGGCCACACAGACGCCGGATGCAGCCTGGCTGGTGAGCCTCATCAGGGTGTTGCCGGGAAAATTCGGGGTGGATCCGGCCCGCATCTACCTGGCCGGCAAGGGGGCCGGCGGCATGATGGCCTACCGCATGGCCTGCGAACACGCGGACCTGCTGGCCGGCGTGGCCGTGGTGGGGGCGTCGCTGGATGCGCCGGGCTGCGTCCCGGCCAAGGCGTTGCCGGTGCTGCATGTGCACGGCATGGAGGATCGTCGTCATCCATACTTCGGCGGGCAGGCCCCGGAACCCCTGGGCGAAGGCCTGCGGACCATGAACTCCGCCATCCGCAGCGCCATGTTCTGGGCGCGCAGCAACCGCTGTGCAACCCAGTACACCCGCTTCACCCAGGGCGACGCCATCTGGGAACGCTTCGAGCACTGCGCCGCCGGGGCCGATGTGACGCTGCTTTCCCTTTCCGCCACCGCAGGCCGGGGCGGGGACCCGTATGCCGGATATCCTGTAGGCTTCAAGATTCTTGAGTATTTCGGGCTGACGAAAAAATGGGACACCGGCAAGAAGAATTCCATTGACGCCATGCCAGGCATGAGGTAA
- a CDS encoding SulP family inorganic anion transporter translates to MADDATSGKREPFLPKIVDVFRQGYSAKHAVQDVFAGLTVGVVALPLAMAFAIASGTTPERGLFTAIVAGFLISALGGSRYQIGGPTGAFVVIVYSIIDRHGYDGLVLCTLMAGVLMLLFGAFRMGSLIKYIPYPVTTGFTAGIAVLIFSSQMKDFLGLPMETVPPDFLDKWAEYFGHVQGINPATLTVSGVGLITILLIRRFIPRVPAPVVSVFLATLVAYVFSLPVETIGSRFGGVPDALPSLTFPMVTLERVRELIPDALTVALLGGIESLLSCVVADGMTGDRHQSNTELMAQGVANIASPLFGGLPATGAIARTVTNIRAGAFSPVAGMLHAVVLAAFILFLAPVASFIPLASLAAVLVVVAWDMSEYHKVLRLLRAPKSDMLVMLLTLLLTVLIDLTVAVNVGVVLAALLFMRRMSETTEIEDWGHNCCTWKPDLPRSEFLELPHNLMVYEIDGPFFFGVADRFKSVLHTLDTKPKVIVLRMGRVPAIDATADNALEVFAKRCQKDGTRLILAGVRPRALANLKKMGTLKAIGEENIFDNFGEALDRARRVVAFE, encoded by the coding sequence ATGGCGGACGATGCCACAAGTGGGAAACGCGAACCCTTTCTCCCAAAAATTGTAGACGTATTCAGGCAAGGATATTCAGCGAAGCACGCCGTGCAGGACGTGTTCGCCGGCCTCACCGTGGGGGTGGTGGCCCTGCCCCTGGCCATGGCCTTCGCCATTGCCTCGGGGACCACGCCGGAGCGGGGGCTGTTCACAGCCATCGTGGCCGGTTTTCTCATTTCCGCCCTGGGCGGCAGCCGGTACCAGATCGGCGGCCCCACGGGGGCCTTTGTGGTCATCGTGTATTCCATCATCGACCGTCACGGCTACGACGGGTTGGTGCTGTGCACGCTGATGGCCGGGGTGTTGATGCTGCTGTTCGGGGCGTTCCGCATGGGATCGCTCATCAAATACATTCCCTATCCAGTCACCACGGGCTTTACCGCCGGCATCGCCGTGCTGATCTTTTCCTCGCAGATGAAGGATTTCCTCGGCCTGCCCATGGAGACCGTGCCGCCGGATTTCCTGGACAAATGGGCAGAATACTTCGGGCATGTGCAGGGCATCAATCCCGCCACCCTCACTGTTTCCGGCGTGGGGCTGATCACCATCCTCCTTATCCGGCGCTTCATCCCGCGCGTGCCGGCGCCGGTGGTGAGCGTGTTTCTGGCAACCCTGGTGGCGTATGTGTTCAGCCTGCCGGTGGAGACCATCGGCAGCCGCTTTGGCGGCGTGCCGGACGCCCTGCCCAGCCTGACCTTTCCCATGGTCACCCTGGAGCGCGTCCGCGAACTGATCCCGGATGCCCTCACCGTGGCCCTGCTGGGGGGCATTGAGTCGTTGCTCTCCTGCGTGGTGGCTGATGGCATGACCGGGGACCGTCACCAGTCCAACACCGAACTCATGGCCCAGGGCGTGGCCAACATCGCCTCCCCCCTGTTCGGCGGGCTTCCGGCCACCGGGGCAATCGCCCGCACGGTGACCAACATCCGCGCCGGGGCGTTTTCCCCCGTGGCCGGGATGCTGCATGCCGTGGTGCTGGCGGCGTTCATCCTCTTTCTGGCGCCGGTGGCGTCCTTCATCCCCCTGGCATCCCTGGCGGCAGTGCTGGTGGTGGTTGCCTGGGACATGAGCGAATACCACAAGGTGCTGCGCCTGCTGCGGGCCCCCAAGTCTGACATGCTGGTGATGCTGCTGACCCTGCTGCTCACCGTGCTCATCGACCTGACCGTGGCCGTGAACGTGGGCGTGGTGCTGGCGGCGCTGCTGTTCATGCGGCGCATGAGCGAAACCACGGAAATCGAGGACTGGGGACACAACTGCTGCACCTGGAAGCCCGACCTGCCGCGCTCGGAATTCCTGGAGCTGCCCCATAATCTTATGGTGTACGAGATCGACGGTCCCTTCTTCTTTGGCGTGGCGGACCGCTTCAAAAGCGTGCTGCATACCCTGGACACCAAGCCCAAGGTCATCGTCCTGCGCATGGGCAGGGTGCCGGCCATCGATGCCACGGCCGACAACGCCCTGGAAGTGTTCGCCAAGCGTTGCCAGAAGGACGGCACCCGGCTCATCCTGGCCGGCGTGCGGCCCCGGGCCCTGGCCAACCTCAAGAAAATGGGCACCCTCAAGGCCATCGGCGAAGAGAACATCTTCGACAACTTCGGCGAGGCCCTGGACCGCGCCCGCCGCGTGGTGGCGTTCGAGTAG
- a CDS encoding Obg family GTPase: MKFVDEAVITVRSGNGGRGSVSFRREKFIPRGGPDGGDGGHGGDIWFEATADLLTLYDFRLKRRYGAENGQYGMGQQRYGRAGRDLIIKVPVGTLIYELPLPKAEVEDTPKAPSEDGFLAPPQLNWRANEPLDIEEMLALDGYTGDEPDDDDSEDIGSDPVPMDDEGCIASCEDDCDDDAAGEDDAINANPEGVRGVLVADLDTPGKRWLAVKGGRGGKGNVHFKSSTMRAPRFAQPGESGQERKLRLELKILADVGLVGLPNAGKSTFIAAVSQARPKIANYPFTTLTPNLGVVMEGPGADLGERFVMADIPGLIEGAHLGQGLGVRFLKHVERTRCLVHILSAEDVDQRVYDPAEDEEQEQIDPWSGFRLVDEEMAAFDPALLEKPQLRVLNKIDLLTPEQIQTLKARAQADGMRVYFISALEKRGVEQLLAAIWDMLAHVKGDCQTSQASQDGQARRP; encoded by the coding sequence ATGAAGTTCGTTGACGAAGCTGTCATCACCGTGCGCTCCGGCAACGGTGGGCGCGGGAGCGTCTCCTTTCGCCGCGAGAAGTTCATCCCCCGCGGCGGCCCCGATGGCGGCGACGGCGGCCACGGTGGCGATATCTGGTTCGAAGCTACCGCAGATTTGCTGACCCTGTACGACTTCCGTCTCAAGCGTCGCTACGGCGCCGAGAACGGCCAGTACGGCATGGGCCAGCAGCGCTATGGCCGTGCGGGCCGGGATCTCATCATCAAGGTGCCCGTGGGCACCCTCATTTATGAGCTGCCCCTGCCAAAGGCCGAGGTGGAAGACACGCCCAAGGCCCCTTCCGAGGACGGCTTCCTGGCGCCGCCCCAGCTCAACTGGCGCGCCAACGAGCCCCTGGACATCGAGGAAATGCTCGCCCTGGACGGCTACACCGGCGACGAGCCCGATGACGACGACAGCGAAGACATCGGCAGCGATCCTGTCCCCATGGATGACGAGGGCTGCATCGCCAGTTGCGAGGACGATTGCGACGACGATGCCGCAGGCGAGGACGACGCCATCAACGCCAACCCCGAGGGCGTCCGTGGTGTGCTGGTGGCCGATCTGGACACTCCCGGCAAGCGCTGGCTGGCAGTCAAGGGCGGCCGTGGCGGCAAGGGCAACGTCCATTTCAAGTCCTCCACCATGCGCGCACCTCGTTTTGCCCAGCCCGGCGAATCCGGCCAGGAGCGCAAGCTGCGGCTGGAGCTGAAAATTTTGGCCGATGTGGGGCTGGTGGGCCTGCCCAATGCCGGCAAGTCCACGTTCATTGCCGCCGTATCCCAGGCGCGTCCCAAGATCGCCAACTATCCCTTTACCACCCTCACGCCCAACCTGGGCGTGGTGATGGAAGGTCCTGGCGCAGACCTGGGCGAGCGCTTCGTCATGGCCGACATCCCCGGCCTCATCGAAGGCGCGCACCTTGGCCAGGGCCTGGGCGTGCGCTTCCTCAAGCATGTGGAACGCACGCGCTGCCTGGTGCATATCCTCTCCGCCGAGGACGTGGACCAGCGCGTCTATGACCCGGCCGAGGACGAGGAGCAGGAGCAGATTGATCCCTGGTCCGGCTTCCGGCTGGTGGATGAGGAGATGGCTGCCTTTGATCCCGCCTTGCTGGAAAAACCGCAGCTGCGCGTCCTCAATAAAATCGACCTGCTGACGCCCGAACAGATCCAGACCCTCAAGGCCCGGGCCCAGGCGGACGGCATGCGCGTCTATTTCATCTCCGCCCTGGAAAAACGCGGGGTGGAGCAACTGCTGGCGGCCATCTGGGACATGCTCGCCCACGTCAAGGGCGACTGCCAGACCAGTCAGGCCAGTCAGGACGGTCAGGCACGCCGGCCGTAA
- the thiD gene encoding bifunctional hydroxymethylpyrimidine kinase/phosphomethylpyrimidine kinase, protein MNQTPQPSQPPRGAHPASRPCLLTIAGSDSGGGAGIQADLKTFSVLGGFGATVITALTAQNGLGVTGIHAPPPEFVAAQLDAVLTGFPIAAAKTGMLFSAAIIEAVADRLAGTAFPLVVDPVCMSQSGHALLQDDAVEALTARVLPLAALVTPNRPEAERLTGMAIASPADVAEAIRRLLALGAGAVLLKGGHFDKTADVGGRLTDWLGLPGQAPVALPMPRVETEHTHGTGCTLSAAITAGLGQGLGLEDAVVCAQRYLHRCLETAFAPGLGVGPPDHMAPCVCAGE, encoded by the coding sequence ATGAATCAGACACCGCAGCCGTCCCAGCCCCCCAGGGGAGCGCACCCCGCTAGCCGGCCCTGTCTGTTGACCATCGCCGGGTCCGATTCCGGCGGCGGCGCGGGCATTCAGGCTGATCTCAAGACCTTTTCCGTCCTGGGCGGCTTTGGCGCCACAGTCATCACCGCCCTGACGGCCCAGAACGGCCTGGGGGTGACGGGCATTCATGCCCCGCCGCCCGAATTCGTCGCCGCCCAGCTGGACGCCGTGCTGACCGGGTTCCCCATCGCCGCCGCCAAGACGGGCATGCTCTTTTCCGCAGCCATCATCGAGGCAGTGGCCGATCGTCTGGCCGGCACCGCCTTCCCCCTGGTGGTGGATCCCGTGTGCATGAGCCAGAGCGGACATGCCCTGCTGCAGGATGACGCCGTGGAGGCCCTGACGGCGCGCGTGCTGCCTCTGGCCGCCCTGGTGACGCCCAATCGCCCTGAAGCCGAACGGCTCACGGGCATGGCCATCGCCTCCCCGGCCGACGTGGCCGAGGCCATCCGCCGGCTGCTGGCCCTGGGCGCGGGCGCGGTGCTGCTCAAGGGTGGACACTTCGACAAGACCGCCGACGTGGGCGGCCGGCTTACGGACTGGCTGGGCCTGCCCGGCCAGGCTCCTGTGGCCCTGCCCATGCCCCGCGTGGAGACCGAGCACACCCATGGCACCGGCTGCACGCTCTCCGCCGCCATTACCGCCGGGCTGGGCCAGGGGTTGGGGCTGGAAGACGCCGTGGTCTGCGCGCAACGCTACCTGCATCGTTGCCTGGAGACGGCCTTTGCGCCGGGGCTGGGTGTCGGCCCGCCGGATCATATGGCCCCCTGCGTCTGCGCCGGGGAGTAG
- the rpmA gene encoding 50S ribosomal protein L27 — MAHKKAGGSSRNGRDSQGQRRGVKRFGGQVVRAGNILVRQVGSTFHAGKNVGVGSDYTLFALADGVVKFEKYLRNRKVKTRVHVLPAEAPAAAEA; from the coding sequence ATGGCACATAAAAAAGCAGGCGGCAGTTCCAGAAACGGCCGCGACTCACAGGGTCAACGGCGCGGCGTCAAGCGCTTCGGCGGCCAGGTGGTGCGGGCGGGCAACATCCTCGTCCGCCAGGTTGGCTCCACATTCCATGCCGGCAAGAATGTCGGTGTGGGCAGCGACTACACGCTCTTCGCCCTTGCCGACGGCGTGGTGAAGTTCGAAAAGTACCTGCGCAACCGCAAGGTCAAAACGCGCGTGCACGTGCTGCCGGCGGAAGCCCCTGCTGCTGCAGAGGCCTAG
- a CDS encoding lysylphosphatidylglycerol synthase transmembrane domain-containing protein, with product MASSSSHLMKHLGTAFRFALVGGCLVYAFWGLEWDKFWLAVQQFGWLGLLVTGVLSVAQYLPVALRISYLTHWQASLLVSLKASVFCLGVNNILPAKLGEVAKAYYLRKKTGLTLGKGLGMIFWERFFDLNILLLMGLVAAVLLGKNIVVAPLGMVVGGIWATVILFRWKPGLSALVAKMLPGEKVKHLFHDVMHQLQCRVSPQFFAALTGYSLIVWAGFAVVYFSAIWLMGELDLTFAQTLTVFVVASIGFAAPSSPGGVGVFEGAFVFAMSLFKVERETALAIALVLRFMFFVPTVLAALYVMAQSGMSLKGIREVQVEPENIEKECVFDESDTAAVPAPQGSAPR from the coding sequence ATGGCTAGCAGCTCTTCGCATCTGATGAAGCATCTTGGTACGGCCTTCCGTTTCGCCCTGGTGGGCGGCTGTCTTGTGTACGCCTTTTGGGGCCTGGAGTGGGACAAGTTCTGGCTGGCGGTGCAGCAGTTCGGCTGGCTTGGCTTGCTGGTCACGGGGGTGTTGTCCGTGGCGCAGTACCTGCCCGTGGCCCTGCGCATCAGCTACCTGACGCATTGGCAGGCCTCGCTGCTGGTGTCCCTCAAGGCCAGCGTGTTTTGCCTGGGGGTGAACAACATCCTGCCGGCCAAACTGGGCGAGGTGGCCAAGGCCTACTACCTGCGCAAGAAGACCGGCCTCACCCTGGGCAAGGGCCTGGGGATGATCTTCTGGGAACGGTTCTTCGACCTCAACATCCTGCTGCTCATGGGACTGGTGGCGGCGGTGCTGCTGGGCAAGAACATCGTGGTGGCGCCGTTGGGCATGGTGGTGGGCGGCATCTGGGCCACGGTGATCCTCTTCCGCTGGAAGCCAGGCCTGTCTGCCCTGGTGGCCAAGATGCTGCCCGGGGAAAAGGTCAAGCACCTGTTCCACGATGTGATGCATCAGTTGCAGTGTCGCGTGAGCCCTCAGTTTTTTGCCGCCCTGACCGGCTACAGCCTGATCGTGTGGGCCGGCTTTGCCGTGGTGTATTTTTCCGCCATCTGGCTCATGGGTGAGCTGGATCTGACCTTCGCGCAGACCCTCACCGTCTTCGTGGTGGCGTCCATCGGCTTTGCCGCGCCGTCCTCGCCGGGCGGGGTCGGGGTGTTCGAGGGGGCGTTCGTCTTCGCCATGTCCCTGTTCAAGGTGGAGCGGGAAACCGCCCTGGCCATCGCCCTGGTGCTGCGATTCATGTTCTTCGTGCCCACGGTGCTGGCGGCGTTGTACGTCATGGCCCAGTCCGGCATGAGCCTCAAGGGCATCCGCGAGGTGCAGGTGGAGCCGGAGAACATCGAAAAGGAGTGCGTGTTCGATGAATCAGACACCGCAGCCGTCCCAGCCCCCCAGGGGAGCGCACCCCGCTAG
- a CDS encoding cytochrome b/b6 domain-containing protein: MSATRFYCYTRFERINHWLQAALVITLLLTGFELHGTYALFGYKLAHELHIWCGLGWFVLFCFGIFWLATTGEWKQYTPTAKKLMAVMRHYMWGIFKGEPHPVRKQPDVKHNPLQRLTYLGIVSALLPFQMLTGFLYYFYNDWDALGIVMQLGTAAALHTVGAFLVLQFLVVHVYMTTTGHSVFAHVKAMCTGWEEGEKEHC, from the coding sequence ATGAGCGCCACGCGATTCTACTGCTATACGCGGTTCGAGCGCATCAACCACTGGCTGCAGGCAGCCCTGGTCATCACGCTGCTGCTCACAGGCTTCGAGCTGCACGGCACCTATGCGCTTTTTGGCTACAAGCTGGCGCATGAACTGCATATCTGGTGCGGACTGGGCTGGTTTGTGCTCTTCTGCTTCGGCATCTTCTGGCTGGCCACCACCGGGGAATGGAAGCAATACACCCCCACAGCCAAAAAGCTCATGGCCGTGATGCGGCATTACATGTGGGGCATCTTCAAGGGCGAGCCGCATCCCGTGCGCAAGCAGCCGGACGTCAAGCACAATCCCCTGCAGCGGCTCACGTATCTGGGCATTGTGTCGGCACTGTTGCCGTTCCAGATGCTCACCGGCTTCCTCTATTACTTCTACAACGACTGGGACGCCCTGGGCATCGTCATGCAGCTGGGCACGGCCGCAGCCCTGCACACCGTGGGCGCGTTCCTGGTGCTGCAGTTCCTCGTCGTGCATGTGTACATGACCACCACCGGGCATAGCGTCTTCGCGCATGTGAAGGCCATGTGCACCGGCTGGGAGGAAGGCGAAAAAGAGCACTGTTAG
- the proB gene encoding glutamate 5-kinase → MTTTQDDAQLAVRRQWLAKARRVVVKVGSAVLTGKTGIDDAVIEQLADQISQLMARGLQVALVSSGAVAAGRGVICTSEKCRVIKGMPDRQAASAVGQSRLMHAYDQAFARRGIVTAQLLLTRDDLRSPRRFLNARNTFGVLFNWGAVPVVNENDTVVVEELEFGDNDTLAALLLNVVEGDLLVNLTSADGVYTANPADDPDARRLDHIDDIDALNLEAMCSGKTAVGTGGMYSKLRAARRAAQLGAPTLIVSGRISGALVRAMDGEALGTFIVPHDKSIPQRKYRLAYNAVPVGTLTVDNGAANALTTNGKSLLPIGIRGVEGSFGRGALVRICGLDGRCLGVGLVNYRAQDLRKIMGKKLADIEAVLGPGLYEEAVHRNNMLLDAAL, encoded by the coding sequence ATGACAACGACGCAGGATGATGCCCAACTGGCGGTGCGTCGCCAGTGGCTGGCCAAGGCGCGACGGGTGGTGGTCAAGGTGGGCAGCGCAGTGCTCACCGGCAAGACGGGCATTGACGATGCCGTCATCGAGCAGCTGGCCGACCAGATTTCCCAGCTCATGGCCCGCGGGCTGCAGGTGGCGCTGGTCTCCTCCGGGGCAGTGGCCGCAGGGCGCGGCGTGATCTGCACCTCGGAAAAGTGCCGCGTCATCAAGGGCATGCCGGATCGTCAGGCCGCGTCTGCCGTGGGGCAAAGCCGGCTCATGCACGCCTACGATCAGGCCTTCGCCCGGCGCGGCATCGTCACCGCGCAACTGCTCCTCACCCGGGACGACCTGCGCAGCCCCCGCCGCTTTCTCAATGCCCGCAACACCTTCGGCGTGCTCTTCAACTGGGGCGCCGTGCCCGTGGTGAACGAGAACGACACCGTGGTGGTGGAAGAGCTGGAATTCGGCGACAACGACACCCTGGCCGCCCTGCTGCTCAATGTGGTGGAAGGCGACCTGCTGGTGAACCTCACCTCCGCCGATGGCGTGTACACCGCCAACCCTGCCGACGATCCCGACGCCCGCCGGCTGGATCACATCGACGACATCGATGCCCTGAATCTTGAAGCCATGTGCTCCGGCAAGACCGCCGTGGGCACCGGCGGCATGTATTCCAAGCTGCGCGCGGCCCGGCGCGCGGCCCAGCTGGGCGCGCCCACGCTCATCGTCTCCGGCCGCATCTCCGGCGCGCTGGTGCGGGCCATGGATGGCGAGGCCCTGGGCACCTTCATCGTACCCCACGACAAAAGCATTCCCCAGCGCAAGTATCGCCTGGCCTACAATGCCGTGCCCGTGGGCACCCTGACGGTGGACAACGGTGCGGCCAATGCCCTGACCACCAATGGCAAGAGTCTCTTGCCCATTGGCATTCGCGGGGTGGAAGGCAGCTTCGGCCGCGGGGCGCTGGTGCGCATCTGCGGTCTGGACGGCCGCTGCCTGGGCGTGGGACTGGTGAACTACCGGGCCCAGGATCTGCGCAAGATCATGGGCAAAAAGCTGGCAGACATCGAAGCCGTGCTCGGCCCCGGCCTGTACGAAGAGGCGGTCCATCGCAACAACATGTTGCTGGACGCAGCCCTGTGA
- the rplU gene encoding 50S ribosomal protein L21 — MFAIIECSGKQYKVQEGTLVDVDLLAAEPGQEVKLDKVLMLSGDETKVGDPYVDGVTVSCEVVEHYRDKKVVVFKKWRRNDSRKKQGHRQSYTTLRVTSIA; from the coding sequence ATGTTCGCAATTATTGAATGCAGTGGCAAGCAGTACAAGGTGCAGGAAGGCACCCTTGTTGATGTGGATCTTTTGGCGGCCGAACCCGGCCAGGAAGTGAAGCTGGACAAGGTGCTCATGTTGTCCGGGGATGAGACCAAAGTTGGCGATCCCTATGTGGACGGCGTGACCGTCTCCTGCGAAGTGGTGGAGCACTACCGCGACAAGAAAGTCGTGGTCTTCAAGAAGTGGCGTCGCAACGATTCCCGCAAGAAGCAAGGGCATCGCCAGAGCTACACCACCCTCAGGGTCACGTCCATCGCCTAA
- a CDS encoding tetratricopeptide repeat protein encodes MPARVPCCSKCHCSILLFAAMLLACAPGAARAQAAGPSSLSTKDPLLSSATRAQTAEEKVMTGIESARRGAHEVAVRYFTEALQSGGLSRYDQGMALKARALAWFDRGMMEESLKDFTAAAAILPSDPDVFHNRANIYLKMGRNAEAQADLNNAQDLYFDRGSLWLEKDDLDKAISDFGKAILLDAKDADAYLHRGIALKIKGDLDKAIQDYTKSIDLQPDATAYSNRGNAWLKKGDLIRAKADYDKAESLDPSYPHTYFNRSQLFLQQGDLQSALQDINKALAINTQDAQAYAARGDIYLRLGNAGQAEQEFKKAQAIDPQVILPQSSTGGPPPTLGAIQ; translated from the coding sequence ATGCCTGCCCGCGTCCCGTGTTGTTCAAAATGCCACTGCTCCATCCTGCTGTTCGCCGCCATGCTCCTTGCCTGCGCCCCTGGTGCGGCCCGTGCGCAGGCTGCCGGGCCCTCGTCCCTGAGCACCAAGGACCCCCTGCTCTCCAGCGCCACCCGTGCCCAGACCGCCGAGGAAAAGGTGATGACCGGCATCGAATCCGCCCGCCGTGGCGCGCATGAAGTGGCCGTGCGGTACTTTACGGAGGCCCTCCAGTCCGGTGGCCTTTCCCGGTACGACCAGGGCATGGCCCTCAAGGCCCGCGCCCTGGCTTGGTTCGACCGCGGCATGATGGAGGAATCTCTCAAGGACTTCACCGCCGCCGCCGCCATCCTGCCCTCGGATCCGGATGTCTTCCACAATCGCGCCAACATCTACCTGAAGATGGGCCGTAATGCCGAGGCCCAGGCCGACCTGAACAACGCCCAGGATCTGTACTTCGACCGCGGCTCCCTGTGGCTGGAAAAGGACGATCTGGACAAGGCCATCTCCGATTTCGGCAAGGCCATCCTCCTGGACGCCAAGGATGCCGACGCCTATCTGCATCGTGGTATTGCTTTGAAAATAAAGGGAGATTTGGACAAAGCCATCCAGGACTACACCAAGTCCATCGACCTGCAGCCCGACGCCACGGCCTATTCCAACCGCGGCAACGCCTGGCTGAAAAAGGGCGACCTCATCCGGGCCAAGGCCGACTACGACAAGGCCGAGAGCCTGGACCCCAGCTATCCCCATACCTATTTCAACCGTTCCCAGCTGTTCCTGCAGCAAGGCGACCTGCAAAGCGCCCTGCAGGACATCAACAAGGCCCTCGCCATCAATACGCAGGACGCCCAGGCCTACGCCGCCCGGGGCGACATCTATCTTCGCCTGGGCAATGCCGGCCAGGCCGAGCAGGAATTCAAGAAAGCCCAGGCCATCGACCCGCAGGTGATCCTCCCGCAATCCTCGACTGGCGGACCACCCCCCACACTGGGAGCCATCCAATGA
- a CDS encoding universal stress protein codes for MARFGTILCPVDFSPATPRVVAYAKDLATALQARLVLLHVSRPMLRFTAVEVGMENIARFANAVHEGAVKNMHALKAELLPETDAILRVETGYPAEVILAVAKEAKVDLIVMGTHGYAGLKRMVFGSVAEKIAKNSPVPVLTVRPYDETAQHP; via the coding sequence ATGGCCAGATTCGGCACCATTCTCTGCCCCGTCGATTTCTCCCCGGCCACGCCGCGCGTGGTGGCCTACGCCAAGGACCTGGCCACGGCCCTGCAGGCCCGGCTGGTGCTGCTGCATGTGTCCCGCCCCATGCTTCGGTTCACGGCGGTGGAGGTGGGCATGGAGAATATCGCCCGCTTTGCCAATGCCGTGCATGAGGGCGCCGTGAAGAACATGCACGCCCTGAAGGCGGAGCTGCTGCCCGAGACGGACGCGATCCTGCGGGTCGAGACGGGGTATCCGGCGGAAGTCATTCTGGCTGTGGCCAAGGAAGCCAAGGTCGATCTCATCGTCATGGGCACCCATGGCTATGCCGGCCTCAAGCGCATGGTCTTCGGCTCGGTGGCGGAGAAGATCGCCAAGAATTCTCCCGTCCCCGTGCTCACCGTGCGTCCCTACGACGAAACCGCCCAGCATCCGTGA